Proteins encoded together in one Labeo rohita strain BAU-BD-2019 chromosome 21, IGBB_LRoh.1.0, whole genome shotgun sequence window:
- the chek1 gene encoding serine/threonine-protein kinase Chk1, with product MAVPFVKDWDVVQTLGEGAYGEVRLLVNKKTEEAVAVKVLDMAKAKDCIENVKKEVCICKMLSHPNIVRFFGHRSEGTTQYIFLEYCSGGELFDRIEPDVGMPEKDAHRFFQQLIAGVEYLHSVGITHRDIKPENILLDDKDNLKISDFGLATMFRHRGRERSLTRLCGTLPYVAPELMSRSAFHAQPADTWACGIVLTAMLAGELPWDQPSENCQEYLDWLEKKIYLTPWKKIDAVPLSLLSKILLHNPEDRFTIPEIKKHRWFSRSFKSAVKRQSDTPVTKMHRADSELSQLRRKNSDDRAQISSSQPEPQGLWEEKEVPVHTDVSVSFSQPICVDHMLLGTQLLGTPGASQSPWQRLVRRMTRFFTTVKVEPSCVALRDACIAMGHTWKQSCTNQATVSTMDRRNNKLIFVVHFLEMEERILVDFRLSKGDGLEFKRIFLKLKQKLSDIISNQKVLPLI from the exons ATGGCTGTGCCTTTTGTTAAAGACTGGGATGTGGTGCAGACCCTTGGAGAGGGGGCGTATGGAGA GGTGCGACTGCTGGTCAACAAAAAGACAGAAGAGGCTGTGGCGGTGAAAGTTTTGGACATGGCGAAAGCCAAGGACTGTATTGAGAATGTAAAAAAGGAGGTTTGCATATGCAAGATGCTTTCACACCCAAACATTGTGCGTTTCTTTGGGCACAGGAGTGAGGGGACGACACAGTACATCTTCCTGGAGTACTGTAGCGGAGGAGAGCTCTTTGACAGAATCG AGCCAGATGTTGGGATGCCAGAAAAGGATGCACATAGGTTTTTTCAGCAACTAATAGCTGGTGTG GAATATCTTCATAGTGTTGGGATTACACATCGTGACATAAAGCCTGAGAATATTCTTCTTGATGATAAAG ATAATCTGAAGATCTCTGATTTCGGACTGGCTACTATGTTCCGCCACCGTGGCCGGGAACGTTCGCTGACCCGTCTGTGTGGCACTCTGCCTTATGTTGCCCCTGAGCTGATGTCACGCTCCGCATTCCACGCTCAACCTGCGGACACCTGGGCTTGTGGCATCGTGCTCACTGCAATGTTAGCTGGAG aGTTACCATGGGACCAGCCGAGTGAAAACTGTCAGGAGTATTTGGATTGGCTAGAGAAGAAAATCTACCTCACACCCTGGAAGAAAATTGACGCTGTTCCACTCA GTCTGCTATCTAAGATATTATTGCATAATCCAGAGGACAGGTTCACCATTCCTGAAATTAAGAAACACCGTTGGTTTAGCAGAAGCTTCAAATCAG CAGTTAAACGACAGAGTGACACACCAGTAACCAAGATGCATCGGGCTGATTCTGAGCTCTCACAGCTGAGACGAAAAAACAG TGATGACAGAGCACAGATCTCTAGCTCTCAGCCTGAGCCGCAGGGATTGTGGGAGGAGAAGGAGGTTCCGGTTCACACTGATGTCAGTGTCAGCTTCTCACAGCCTATCTGTGTTGATCACATGCTGCTGGGCACCCAACTGCTTGGCACACCGGGCGCCAGCCAG aGCCCATGGCAGCGGTTGGTGAGAAGGATGACCAGGTTCTTTACTACGGTAAAGGTAGAACCGTCTTGCGTTGCTCTCCGTGATGCCTGTATTGCTATGGGTCACACATGGAAACAGAGCTGCACCAATCAG GCAACAGTGTCCACAATGGATCGCCGCAATAATAAGCTGATCTTCGTAGTGCACTTCCTGGAAATGGAGGAACGCATTTTAGTAGATTTCCGCCTGTCAAAG GGTGACGGTTTGGAATTCAAGAGGATATTCCTGAAACTAAAACAGAAGCTGTCTGACATTATTAGTAACCAGAAGGTTTTGCCTTTGATTTGA
- the LOC127153012 gene encoding V-set and immunoglobulin domain-containing protein 10-like 2 yields MVHRVLGVPYICLTVLFLPLLIQGVEILDPGQVVYSETRTNGVVGRGVILECGPTLPDVYIWGFTKPGTDTIRAIVYNFGKGPKIQKLANDLGDLTVISNSASLSIEKLPLAAEGVYTCQALYDTPEGAKLYYYYVFLRVLVPVTKPYIVMSDSSPVEGTSVTMRCGLENGTGPINYIWELESRESQLTTVAEIYDDNRLNVTDVNRNHTGWYRCIASNQVNQQRSDRVWLDTIFGPDQPQIDVTPYSVTERGYSALERETVSLLCQASSNPPSQYVWFYNNSQVFAGPQYTINRILRMHTGHYACLAQNTYLNTRSRKTITLTVYYPPDGAPTCSILPVNNHTDLALQCTWEGGIPAASLRWTPYVFGEESEGLTNITKIQKGQDTANNSIFICQGSHIASNEIKSCSVRTWMPYGEPKCSAYATRNNEYLMLSCSWEGGFPRALVWWSSSLGDMQGTSEENANILVLRSSATYSGKAFVCHAKHPLTKETKQCVLKLEAPVLLTQRSAMTVYEGSDAQLTCILSRNYPVTEITWYNNLKQHVNEIPKKYVLERAAAWTNLTVRETDSETDTGHYWCSATNAVGGAEIPIMLMVKRYPMPPNISISKIIYSSRQRTDVDLEWKLQTEGNLTAFFIERQRLPEPVKKRNSDLPWQKLVDLDPDSRHYQINNLDPTGTYAFRVTAINHRTTGNPSEIKSPADPPFNAYPAVIGAAIGGMIIATIITVLLFMYVVRNRNNNPRLHDLIFGRQNSQSRENINFPEDEVSGTAEGDRGTGQPSQSASPGTSLPRPSATPTNLPPGEEPVNVTITVMASS; encoded by the exons ATGGTTCACAGAGTTTTAGGGGTGCCTTACATCTGCCTGACTGTTTTATTTCTACCCCTCCTCATTCAAG GCGTAGAGATCTTGGACCCCGGGCAGGTGGTATATAGCGAAACCAGGACCAATGGCGTGGTGGGACGTGGTGTGATCTTGGAATGTGGCCCTACCTTGCCCGATGTCTACATCTGGGGCTTCACCAAACCAGGCACCGACACCATCCGTGCCATCGTGTACAACTTTGGGAAGGGCCCTAAGATACAGAAATTAGCCAATGACTTGGGCGATCTGACAGTAATCAGCAACAGTGCCTCTCTGTCCATTGAGAAGCTTCCTCTGGCTGCAGAAGGAGTGTATACCTGCCAGGCACTCTATGATACCCCTGAAGGAGCCAAGCTGTATTACTACTATGTATTTCTGCGCGTTTTAG TGCCAGTGACCAAACCTTACATTGTGATGAGCGACTCTTCACCAGTGGAGGGGACGTCAGTGACCATGCGCTGTGGCCTGGAGAATGGCACGGGGCCTATTAATTACATCTGGGAACTGGAGAGCCGGGAAAGCCAGCTCACCACCGTGGCCGAGATCTATGACGACAACCGATTAAATGTCACTGATGTCAACCGAAATCACACTGGATGGTACAGGTGTATTGCCAGCAACCAGGTCAACCAGCAGCGCAGTGACCGTGTCTGGCTTGACACCATTT TTGGTCCAGACCAGCCTCAGATCGATGTCACCCCTTATTCAGTAACGGAGCGGGGTTATTCCGCCCTGGAAAGAGAGACGGTTTCTCTCCTGTGTCAAGCATCTTCTAATCCCCCAAGTCAGTACGTCTGGTTCTACAACAACTCCCAGGTGTTCGCGGGTCCGCAGTACACCATCAACAGGATCCTCCGCATGCACACGGGCCACTACGCATGCCTGGCTCAGAACACTTACCTCAACACCCGCTCCAGGAAAACCATCACCCTCACCGTCTACT ATCCTCCAGATGGCGCTCCGACTTGCTCAATCCTACCAGTAAACAATCACACTGACCTGGCTCTCCAGTGTACCTGGGAGGGCGGTATCCCTGCTGCCTCTTTAAGATGGACCCCGTACGTTTTTGGAGAAGAAAGCGAGGGACTCACAAACATCACCAAGATTCAGAAAGGTCAAGACACTGCAAACAACTCCATCTTCATCTGCCAAGGCTCACACATTGCATCGAATGAAATCAAAAGCTGCAGTGTCAGAACTT GGATGCCCTATGGAGAGCCGAAGTGTTCTGCTTATGCAACTCGAAACAATGAGTACCTAATGCTGTCCTGCTCCTGGGAGGGTGGGTTTCCTCGAGCCCTGGTATGGTGGTCGTCCAGTTTAGGAGACATGCAAGGCACATCTGAGGAGAATGCGAACATCCTGGTTTTGCGGTCAAGTGCTACCTACAGTGGCAAGGCCTTCGTATGCCATGCAAAACATCCATTGACTAAGGAGACCAAACAGTGTGTTTTAAAACTAG AGGCACCAGTCCTATTGACCCAGCGCAGTGCAATGACCGTCTATGAGGGCAGTGATGCCCAGCTCACCTGTATCTTGAGTAGAAACTACCCTGTAACAGAGATCACCTGGTACAACAACCTGAAACAGCATGTGAATGAAATTCCTAAGAAGTACGTCCTGGAGCGAGCTGCTGCCTGGACCAACTTGACCGTGCGGGAAACGGACAGCGAGACAGACACTGGCCATTACTGGTGTTCAGCTACCAATGCAGTTGGTGGGGCAGAGATCCCCATTATGCTGATGGTGAAAA GGTACCCAATGCCCCCAAATATAAGCATCAGTAAGATTATTTATAGCAGCCGTCAAAGGACAGATGTTGACCTAGAGTGGAAGCTCCAGACTGAGGGTAACCTCACCGCGTTCTTCATCGAGCGCCAGAGGCTCCCTGAACCTGTGAAGAAAAGAAACAGTGACCTTCCCTGGCAGAAACTGGTAGATCTAGATCCAGATTCCCGACACTACCAAATCAACAATCTGGATCCCACTGGTACCTATGCATTTCGGGTTACTGCCATTAACCATCGCACCACTGGAAACCCTTCAGAGATAAAGAGCCCAG CCGACCCTCCCTTCAATGCCTACCCAGCTGTGATCGGGGCAGCCATTGGGGGCATGATCATAGCCACAATAATCACTGTACTGCTCTTCATGTATGTGGTACGGAACCGCAACAATAACCCAC GCCTTCATGACTTGATATTTGGAAG GCAGAACAGCCAGTCTAGAGAGAACATTAACTTCCCTGAGGATGAAGTTAGTGGAACGGCAGAGGGGGACAGAGGTACAGGACAGCCGAGTCAATCAGCTAGTCCAGGTACCTC ACTGCCAAGGCCAAGCGCAACACCTACAAACCTCCCCCCTGGCGAGGAGCCGGTTAATGTAACTATAACAGTCATGGCCTCAAGCTAA
- the cfap53 gene encoding LOW QUALITY PROTEIN: cilia- and flagella-associated protein 53 (The sequence of the model RefSeq protein was modified relative to this genomic sequence to represent the inferred CDS: deleted 1 base in 1 codon) — MLTAHRSRPRCREVTGPGHTVALRAKPPLSRDVDDLFLQRRKQEAVRNEVLEFTKDQSSCDVRMRWERNTQRRMVSATISRRLQEAREQYQMDIDERRERLRELLESEEREIFREMEAKKETVSERQAKMLERATTLREKRESERQRLVAEKLDQLFREQCEELRAVQMKRRQDEVCTERAAQVRTKEEVQRMQQEEDRLFAQMWESDRQAKEERHNQEIQRQRENNLQQKTFLQTQIEMTEQQRIQAKQLKQEEAQLLREQREMLRLEAERAHRQKLQDQEKRRKQLDLSLRLKMKRLARDRQEELALDMSILEQLMTEERDEKQDEVLKKLERQEEQRRYREHLAEQLEEQKRQEAETEQLFESELQQAWARREALWRQEKAARDRLMKDVMDTRRLQIQEKLKENMLKQAEPFKEREELDRIFQENKLLDEEEKTRLREATQEYQADLLAQMLHRQRIREAEQAEKDYEFQKGLMYQEQYNKKIQDILSRPISGTTAVHPFRRRERPCSNFSAQLA; from the exons atgttgacaGCCCACCGAAGCAGACCACGATGTCGGGAAGTAACTGGACCTGGACATACAGTTGCACTG AGAGCAAAGCCCCCTTTATCCAGAGACGTAGATGACCTCTTTCTGCagaggaggaaacaggaggCAGTACGTAATGAAGTGTTGGAGTTTACTAAAGATCAAAGCTCCTGTGATGTGAGAATGCGATGGGAAAGGAACACGCAGCGCCGGATGGTGTCGGCCACTATTAGCAGACGTCTCCAGGAAGCAAGAGAGCAATACCAGATGGACATTGATGAAAGGAGGGAAAG GCTTCGTGAGCTGCTAGAGTCAGAGGAGAGGGAGATCTTCAGGGAGATGGAGGCAAAAAAGGAGACGGTGTCGGAAAGGCAAGCTAAGATGCTTGAAAGAGCCACGACTCTACGAGAGAAACGAGAGAGTGAGAGACAGAGACTTGTTGCTGAGAAACTCGATCAGCTTTTCAG AGAGCAATGCGAGGAACTGCGTGCTGTGCAAATGAAGCGCAGGCAGGATGAGGTCTGCACTGAGCGTGCTGCTCAGGTCCGTACTAAGGAGGAAGTGCAACGGATGCAACAAGAAGAAGACAGACTGTTCGCCCAGATGTGGGAGAGTGACAGGCAGGCTAAAGAGGAGCGTCATAACCAGGAGATTCAACGTCAGAGAGAGAACAACCTCCAGCAGAAGACATTCCTGCAGACACAGATAGAAATGACTGAGCAGCAGAGAATACAGGCCAAGCAACTGAAGCAAGAGGAGGCCCAGTTACTG AGAGAGCAGAGGGAGATGCTTCGTCTAGAGGCAGAGAGAGCACACAGACAGAAGCTCCAAGACCAAGAGAAACGACGTAAACAGCTGGACCTTTCGCTTCGGCTCAAGATGAAGCGTCTGGCACGAGATCGACAGGAAGAGCTGGCGCTAGATATGAGCATACTGGAGCAGCTAATGACTGAAGAGAGAGATGAAAAGCAGGATGAGGTCCTCAAAAAG CTAGAGCGTCAAGAGGAACAGCGCAGGTACAGGGAGCATCTGGCAGAGCAGCTGGAAGAGCAGAAACGGCAAGAAGCTGAGACAGAGCAACTATTTGAATCAGAGCTGCAGCAGGCATGGGCCCGCAGGGAGGCACTATGGCGTCAGGAAAAGGCAGCAAGAGACAGACTCATGAAGGATGTCATGGATACTCGCCGATTGCAGATCCAAGAGAAGT TGAAAGAGAATATGCTGAAACAGGCTGAACCTTTC AAGGAGAGAGAGGAGCTTGACCGAATCTTTCAAGAAAACAAATTGCTGGATGAAGAAGAAAAGACTCG TTTAAGGGAGGCCACTCAGGAATATCAGGCTGATTTATTGGCTCAGATGCTGCACCGCCAGCGCATTCGTGAAGCAGAACAAGCTGAGAAAGACTACGAGTTCCAGAAGGGTCTAATGTACCAGGAGCAGTACAATAAGAAGATCCAGGACATCCTTTCAAGGCCAATATCCGGCACCACAGCAGTTCATCCCTTTAGGAGACGAGAGCGCCCCTGCTCCAACTTTAGCGCACAGTTGGCGTAA